The sequence TCAGACCATAGAAGCCGATATCAAAGCAGTTGAAGGCGATGAACACCAGCCAGAGGGGAGCGGCCTTTAGCACGATACTAAGTTTGATTTTTTCCTTGTTCTGCAGGTCGGCGATGTTTTCACTATTTTGCTGGGCGGCGAAGCTTTCACTATAGGGCTGGTTATTAGGAATCAGGAAAAGAGCCGCCAGCAAGACCAGCGAACCGAGGATTATTCCCAATCCCCAAATTCCATGCCAGCTAAAGCGGCTTTCCAGAGGGGCGGCTATATTCAGCATGGTCAGACAAGCTACCGGATAACTGCCTAACATAACGGCATTAGGAAGTCCGCGTTTATCCGGTGTGAACCATTCAGCAATGATGGAAGCGACAACTACGGCAATAAACCCTGTTCCGAGGCCGTCCAGAACACGCCCCACTAGCAGGACAGGGTAGTTTTCACTAAAGGTACCAATGATAGCGCCTATAGCCGTACTGCTTATGGCTACAGCCATAGAAAGCTTTGGCCTTAATTTCATCAGGAAGTAAGCGGCCGGTACGGAGATTAAGCAGGAGGCAATGCCGTAAGCCGACATCAGCCAGCCTCCCTGCACGAGATTTAGTCCAAGTTGATCCGTTAAGACCGGTAGGAGGGGGGGAACTCTTTGTTCACTGGTGGAGTTTACCATAAAGCATAAAACTGCAACTATGGTTATAGTCCAAGCTTTCTTTCCATTCATCTTTCTTCCTTCTTTCATTTTTTGAATTCCGCCTTTAATCCGGTATTGCATCTCGCGCTATGAGCGGCCCTATACTGAATTCATACCGTATAAAGGTTTACCGCATTAAGAACATTTCTTCGATTTGCCTGCTTAGACCGGCTAAAATTCAACTCTCGTTTCGGAAAGAGGGCTTCAGGAACATCTGAATCTCTCTTTCCCTTTTCTTTCATTTATCTTTCATTTATCTTGACCTTATCCTTTGATCATGTCAGCCTCTGAACAGGCAGGCATGATATTTAACCGGCATTGTTGCGTGTTTCCGAAAGCAGAGCACGCGTACTTTCATGTTTCATCTTCAGCTCGCTTCTGGAAATTTGTTTCTTATCCACTTCCGTTACATCCTCCATCTGCTCAAATATGGTTCCCAAGTCCCCTCTTTGCTGCATTAATTTAAGGGCTTTTTCTTTGTCATAAGCAATCAGCTCTTTTTTCGGCGCGGCCTCCTTAACAATGAAATTAGGCTTGGTTATTTCAGGATCAGGCATTCCTTCGAGCTGCCGGAGAGTGCCGTACTTGTTTTGCATTTCTTCTAACGTTCCAAAATCGAAGGCCCGCAGAGGGCAAGAGGCCACACAAATAGGGATTTCCCCCTTTTCCAGACGGTCGAAGCACATTGTGCATTTGCTCATTTTAGTCCCGGGGGCGTCATCGGCGAATTTGGGGGCACCATAGGGACAGGCCTTGAGGCATTGGCGGCATCCTTGACATTTTTCGTCATCGACTAACACCGCACCGTATTTTTCTTCTTTGAAAATGGCTCTATTAGGGCAGGCTTGGATGCAGACCGGATTTTGGCAATGGCCGCAGGGAAAGGCCAGGCTATGCACCTTTAAATCGGGATAGCTGCCATCTTCCCATTCATAAACCGTCATCCATTTCTCTGGTCCGGGTTCAATACCGTTCCATTCCTTGCAGGCGACGCTGCAGGCATGACAGGAATAGCAGCGGCTTTGATCAAAGAAAAAAGCGTACTTTATCATCATCTTCCACCTCCGAATTTCCCGAATTTCTTGATTTCCACCAGGCCATGCTTAATGTTAATCCCCACAGCATGGGGCAGATGCACATCCGGGATTAAGAAATTGGTGTTGCCTCCCGTGTCAATACCATGCGGCATGGTCTCAGTTTTGACGTCGCTGGGTTTATACCAGGCACCATGATAAATGGCCACCGTACCCGGCATCATTTTGGAAGTGATATAGACCGGCATGACCAGTTCGCCCAATTCGTTGTGAATCCATACCAGGTCATCAGACTCGATCTTTCTGGTCTTAGCGTCAGCCGGGTTCATCCAGACGGCATGGTCGTAGCAGTCCCGCAGCAAGGGGTTATTGGCGTTGCAGGATTGCTGTCTGAACATGGAAATTGCCGTGATCATTGACAACGGATATTCTTTGGTTTTCGGATGATAAAAGCTGTCACTGGATGGTTCGTCCATATAGCTAGGCTCCCAGCGTGGTATGGGATCCATGCGGCCGCCAAATTCCGTGTTGCGGCAATCAGTGGTTTCCAAAAGCTTGGAAGAGAATTCGATTTTACCCGATGGCGTATATGCAAACGGATTCTCGCCAATTTCGACCTTACCTTTAAAGGCGTATGCCGGTTCGTCGATCGGGACACGAACAACGGGGTCTTTCAAGAATTCTTCCCAGGGCAGCGGATTGATTCCCAGCATAGCTAACCAACCGTCTTCATCTTTGGCCCACTTTTCATAGCCTTTCCGGTAGAGGTCGTCCACCGCTTCATCCCATTTATCCCAGGAAACATCCTTCAGCAAGGGGTTATATTTATCTCCAATTCCTAACCTGTTGGCAAGCTGGGTATAAACCCATGCTATCGGGCGAACCTCACCGGGAGGATTGACGACTTTCTGACAATAGACGAAATAGTTGTGCATACCCCCGGGACTTTGCATGAAGCGGTTCGAACCCAAAAGAAAGTCATCGGTGGATTCAAACATGTAAACCGGCGCCGGAAGCACAATATCCATCGCCTCTACTGTAGGCTGATTGTGATGCCACAGAAATCCCCAGGAGAAGTGCAGCTTGGTCATCGCCTTGATGCGTTTATTGGTATCGTGCAAATTATTCATAAAGTTGTTTACGGAAATCACCATCTGGATATTGGGAAGCGGGCTGTCCGGTGGGGAACCGATGGCCCGGCGGTATTCGGTTTCCGTGATTTTGCCATGGTTATAGTCTTCACGTAAAATAATGGCCTCATCCATTTTATTAAAGTTAAGACAAACCGGAGATACATATTCCTCTGGGGCCTTTTGATAATCGGGTTCCGGAGCAGGTATCCTGGTAGGCGTCCAAAGACAGAGGCCCCCTTCACAGCCTCCGGGTATTGTTGTATTGCCGGTCATCGCTTGTAAAAGTATGGCTGCTGAAGCGGAATATTCCCCCAAATGTCTCTTGGAGGGGCCATACTGATACTGAAGATGAACCGGTTTGCTTCTAGCATAGAGCCGGGCAAATTCCCGGATGGTCTCCGCAGGGACTGTACAAATCGTTTCGGCCCACTCCGGTGATTTTGCTTGCTGGTCTTCTCCGCCCATGACGTAATTACGGAACTTGGCAAAGCCTTCAGGCTCCACATGCTGTGCTACGTAATCGTGATCATACAGATCTTCTTCATACAAAACATAAGCAACGGCTAACATCATGGCCAAGTCGGTCCCGGGTCTGATTGGGATCCATTGGTCGGCCAGCACTTGGGCACTAGTCGTATAACGCGGATCAATGAGAATAATGGGGATTCCTTTTTCCCTGGCCAGCTTCATATAATAAGAAGACGGTCCGTACCAGCTGACCAGGGGATCCATACCCCAAAGAACGATGAGGTTGGAATTAAGCAGATCAGGCGCTTCGTAACCGGTAGTGCCAATATCTCGTCCTTCACCGAACATTGCCCCGATATCATAGCCAAAGTGGTGATATTCTGCGGCCGTCTGGGCCGGGCAGGAATCGTCTCCCCACGCAGCAACACCGGCTTTCAGATAAGGAGCCAAAGAGAAAAAGTTTCTTTTCCAGAATGTGTCTTTGTGAAAAATACTGTAAGGGCCGTAAAGGTCGATGACTTCTCGGATCTTGGCTGCAATGGTATCCAGGGCTTCATCCCAGGAAATTCTCTCCAGATGACCACCGCCATAGCCTTTGGGGCCCACCCTTTTCATGGGATAAATAATTCTGGTGGGAGCTTCAATCTCTTTTCTCCAGGAATGGCTCATTACGCAGGGCCGGGTTTGCATCATCCCTGCCCGGACAGCTTCGTCACCGATGTTGTCTTCTCGTCCGATGCCCTTGTTGATGGTCTCGGGCTCCACCGCGGTTAGAACGTTGTCTTTCACATGGCAGCGGAGAACGCAGGCCGCGTCCCAGCAACCATTTTGATAACAGGTGGTGTAGAATATTTTTTCGTCTTCATGCTGGGTTTTTAGTTTTTTCAGAACTTTCTCTTTACTCAATTTTTTGACCTCCTTTTTTATTTATTACGGATATTACTAACGAAGTATTAACTATGCAAAAATTATGCCACCTTTTAAAACCCCGTTAATAGTGGTTACAACAAAAAAAAACTAAGAGATTTTCCCAAAATGAACGAGTCCCAAAAATGGGATAGCATCTCTTAGCTTTGTGATTTGAAGCAGGTGAACTTTTTAGAATTCTATTTCGTATCTTTTGATTTTCCTATAAATCGTTGACTTCCCAAGCCCCAGCATTTTAGCTGTATCTTTGATATTATTTCCATTCTTACTCATCGCATCTTGTATCGCTTTCTTTTCTATCTTCTCCATATTTGAAAGTTCTTCT comes from Dehalobacter sp. and encodes:
- a CDS encoding MFS transporter; amino-acid sequence: MNGKKAWTITIVAVLCFMVNSTSEQRVPPLLPVLTDQLGLNLVQGGWLMSAYGIASCLISVPAAYFLMKLRPKLSMAVAISSTAIGAIIGTFSENYPVLLVGRVLDGLGTGFIAVVVASIIAEWFTPDKRGLPNAVMLGSYPVACLTMLNIAAPLESRFSWHGIWGLGIILGSLVLLAALFLIPNNQPYSESFAAQQNSENIADLQNKEKIKLSIVLKAAPLWLVFIAFNCFDIGFYGLTTYMPTLMVDTLGAPLATANGVVSLLMVVMIPSSILCGYLLGKVKNRRFLPAFGLAGLTVVLYGSFNSTSLPMAIAFMLAGGFFTAFIPSSLFTIGAETIANPAYIGICVAITSFGQNMGVAVGPLYVGTIVESSGNVWTSAAIPSAIVTLIGAVCCLLIKTKDNKVYNQEYWTKEV
- a CDS encoding 4Fe-4S dicluster domain-containing protein, with amino-acid sequence MMIKYAFFFDQSRCYSCHACSVACKEWNGIEPGPEKWMTVYEWEDGSYPDLKVHSLAFPCGHCQNPVCIQACPNRAIFKEEKYGAVLVDDEKCQGCRQCLKACPYGAPKFADDAPGTKMSKCTMCFDRLEKGEIPICVASCPLRAFDFGTLEEMQNKYGTLRQLEGMPDPEITKPNFIVKEAAPKKELIAYDKEKALKLMQQRGDLGTIFEQMEDVTEVDKKQISRSELKMKHESTRALLSETRNNAG
- a CDS encoding molybdopterin-dependent oxidoreductase, which codes for MSKEKVLKKLKTQHEDEKIFYTTCYQNGCWDAACVLRCHVKDNVLTAVEPETINKGIGREDNIGDEAVRAGMMQTRPCVMSHSWRKEIEAPTRIIYPMKRVGPKGYGGGHLERISWDEALDTIAAKIREVIDLYGPYSIFHKDTFWKRNFFSLAPYLKAGVAAWGDDSCPAQTAAEYHHFGYDIGAMFGEGRDIGTTGYEAPDLLNSNLIVLWGMDPLVSWYGPSSYYMKLAREKGIPIILIDPRYTTSAQVLADQWIPIRPGTDLAMMLAVAYVLYEEDLYDHDYVAQHVEPEGFAKFRNYVMGGEDQQAKSPEWAETICTVPAETIREFARLYARSKPVHLQYQYGPSKRHLGEYSASAAILLQAMTGNTTIPGGCEGGLCLWTPTRIPAPEPDYQKAPEEYVSPVCLNFNKMDEAIILREDYNHGKITETEYRRAIGSPPDSPLPNIQMVISVNNFMNNLHDTNKRIKAMTKLHFSWGFLWHHNQPTVEAMDIVLPAPVYMFESTDDFLLGSNRFMQSPGGMHNYFVYCQKVVNPPGEVRPIAWVYTQLANRLGIGDKYNPLLKDVSWDKWDEAVDDLYRKGYEKWAKDEDGWLAMLGINPLPWEEFLKDPVVRVPIDEPAYAFKGKVEIGENPFAYTPSGKIEFSSKLLETTDCRNTEFGGRMDPIPRWEPSYMDEPSSDSFYHPKTKEYPLSMITAISMFRQQSCNANNPLLRDCYDHAVWMNPADAKTRKIESDDLVWIHNELGELVMPVYITSKMMPGTVAIYHGAWYKPSDVKTETMPHGIDTGGNTNFLIPDVHLPHAVGINIKHGLVEIKKFGKFGGGR